AAGTGTACGAGAAGGTACTACTGCAAAGCCACTTCATGATGACATGCACTGTGCTTTTGAGGACAGGAGAAAATACCCTGCACACTCACTTTGTGGGAGGTGTGAGAAATTGCTCATAATTAGCACACAAATTGTTCAGCGTGGGAAGGAAATAAATAGCCCAAGGAGAAACAGACACAGCTTTATTTAAGGAATTGAATCAAGGTCTGGAAGGATGAAGCCAGCAGTTTCctgaggagttgtgtttctaagAAAGCGCAGTTCAATCCTTCCTGGCATAACACTCTCAGAGAAAAGAGCTGCAGTGGCAAGCAGCTTTGCACCTACTGAGAGGGTCCCTCCTTGCTCTCCATCCAACCCAGTAGGGCTCTGATCAGCTCCACACTAGGTGCCTGTTCTTCCCGGATAAAGTGAtcttcccagtgctgcaggTAACAGCACAAGGAtaatggcagaggctgctgtccTGGCTCTCTGTAGGAATTCACACAGCTCCTCTATTCCCAGGGTGAGCCAGAATGaaccaagaaaaaaacagacaaccaacccaaaaaagaGGTTTAAAGGCGCAGCTGAGCTGGTCCTTTCCCCCACTACACTCTTTGAGGCAGGGAGACCACAGTCCAGTAGGCTTGACTCCAACCATAGTCATGACTGGTGGTGCCCAAGCCTGAGTGTTACAGGGACAGGTCAGCACTGTCTGGTGGTGACATGACAAGTGTGACAGACCTGTTCCTCTTGTGAGAATTAGCCCAGGGACCACCTAGAGCAAATGCTAATCTTGTGCCCAGCAACTTCCCTCTGTAAACAAAAGCAATGCCTGGCTTACAGCCAAGTCAAAGAGAATCAGATTCCAAAAAGAATCAACCCTGGTGGATCAGTACCAGGCTACACTGAAGCAGCTGTGTTCAGCTAGCCTGAATGCCACTGTCCCACAAGCCACAGGCACCCACTGCCACTGACAAGTGTTGATCATGCAATGAGTAGTAACAGAGCCGCTCTGTTGGCACTGGACTGAGTTTTGCAGTTTCCTCTTTCGCTGGCATGGCAATGACCAAGCAAGTCGCTTCACAGGTGCTCAGTTCTTCCATCGGATTTGCTGGAAGAGAACAAGACATGACTGACAACAGTGATGAACACAGATCCCTCAGGGGACAAGTGAGTGAGTCCCACAATCTCTCATACTGACAACTATGGCTAGAGGATGCTATTTCAACCAGTTTCACCCTTCATTCCAACATTGAATACAACCCTAAACACAAGATTAGCTTCCTAGTAGGGATAAAAACTATGTAGCACAGTTGTGCCCTTACACCTAATCGGTGGCTCTTTCTGGCAAGCCCTTGGAAGAAAAAGTAGGTGTTTTCTTACCATGTTGTTGAGAATGCTGTTTatcttctcttcttctgcagagcctCGCTCCACCTTGCATTTATATGCTGTCAGCTGGATGCGATCCTTTAGGTCCTTGTAAGTCTAGATAAATAGCaaagccagcactcagctgagTGAAGAGGAAATACACTTCCACAGTGATGTGCTGCCCTGTTTCTTGCCCCTCAGCACCGATTCCACAGCACAAACGCTAGGAGCCACTCTCCTGGCCCACTTGTTTTCCACACCACTCCCAGGCCATATGGATAAACAAACTCCACCAGGCACAAGACTgcagtggcacagggcaggagaaagctaggggaaaaaaaagcaggttCTTGTCCCAtctcttcacacacacacaaagcaggGACCTACCTCAATGACAACATCGTGACACTTGTATTTGGTGGCAAGATTCAACCGTGTCTCCACGTCCTCCACTAGGCGCACATactcctgcagcacctgcaagggaaggaaaagcatcTCAGCTTCCTTCTGCAGGTATCTCCCCCACCTTGTTCTTTCACCTGAGTCACAAAACCTTTCAAGGTCACACAGACTTGACCCTTCCTAAGTCAAAAAAACGACCGGGACGAGGCTGCTCAGGACTACAGAAGCACTAAAGCTTTGCTCACAAAGCTCAAAGTCCAAGGCTATCTTAATCCTATGGATTGGGTAAACCTTTGCCAGCCAGATTAAGCAAAAGGAAAGTTAATCCAGCAGAAAAAGCTGACAACATGCTGTGGGAAAAGAACCTCCAGATAACTGCTGTTTCTCTTGCAGTCAGATGTAGGGCCCAGCCTTCACTACCCGATTCCTTTtggtgtgtgggttgctcagctAATTGCTGCACCCACCTGGCAGAGCCAGCATTTCAACAGCCTGTTCTCCCACTCCCAGCTAGGAAGCAGCATGCTTTGGGGAATCATTCATATCTCAAAACCACCCAAAGAGCAAGATGACATAAGCAGTGGTTCTTTGCTCACCTGCACAGGAGCATTGTTCCTCTGCAAGATCTCTACCACTCGGTGGAAGCCAATGGGTGCCTTCTTCTTGGTGTAGCCCAGCCAGTTCTGAAACAAGAGCCAAACCCTGTGTCACTCCTGAAAGGGCAATCTCTCCAGATACAACAAAATGTCTTCCCCAGTGCCAGCAACATAAACCACCAAACAGCACATGCAAAGCTGACCGAGCCCTTCAAGGCAGTGGCTGGGCACAGGTTGGCTGCGAACTCTCTGGTAACAAGAGCATGAGGGCAGCCTTGACCTTGTTGTTAACAGCCAAGCCAGACTAAGCAGAGGTCTTatgcaaggagaggaggaaggtagtgcaaccccctgcagcagaggtgctgggcCCTGCTGAAGTAAAACCAGTCTGTCTGGTAACTCCAGCACACACTGCTGATAGCTGGCTTATGTCATTACCTGGAACTGCAGCTCACCTTGGTAGTGAAGAGGGCATCCACATCCTCCCAGGCTCGCAGTTTGGCACGTGCAGCCAGGGcagtcagcacatactgcttatcAGGAATCTGCAATCAGAAAGCTGCACTCAGAGCACTAGCACAGCTCAGAAGACCTGTGAGAGTTGCATCTGACCCATCCCTGTCAGGACCTACACCAACAGCTAGGCAAGGTGATGAGATGCTGCCTGAGGCCAGGGCCAGcacttgcagagagcaggaggtggGGATTTGCGTGTGCTGTTGCAGACAGAACACACCCAGTGAAAAGCTCCATACAGCTCCCATTTGCCTTTCTAAGCCTCCAGAATGGCCCTGCTCAAGGAGCACACCACACCCTTCCCTAGCTCAGTGCTGAGCCCCTCAaattcttcctccccagcccccttgcTAAATACAATTTGGCTACCCACATTTTCTCCTACTGCTGCCACAATGGCAGGAGACTCACATACCTTAAATGTTTTCTTCAGGTTGGTTGGGCTGCTAAACATTCCCTAGAGAGAGCACCAGACAAGTCGGTGAAAACTCAGCAGGGCAGGCGATGGGAGAGGTTCAGACACCTGTTGTAAGATCTTGCACAGGGTGAACATGACTAAACTTTTACTGCTTTTTGTTCATGTCAGTAGCACAGGAGGAAacatctggcagaagagagcaactatCCCACCCCATTAGCTCTCCAACACCAATAGCAGTCTTAATCACCCCACATATTGAGGGTTACAGAGGTAAGATGCAACCTTTCTTTTTTCACATCATCCTCACCTCAGCCTCTGTGTAGTGGTAGAAGCAGGAATAGAAGAGGGTGGTCACTAGTGGCATATTGAGAATCGAAGCCTTGCGAGGATACTTCCGAAATATCTCCGACTGCCCAGCCGTCTCCAGGTGTCGATCGTTGGCCTGTGGAAACAGGAGAACAGAGAGGGTGgacctcagccaggccaactgCCTGACCTAGCTGCAGGGTACAGTCCTGGGGAGAGTGTCGTGGTAACAATGCACAGGCACAGCTTCAACGAGCCATTAAGTTTCAGGTCTGGTATTCCACACATgcgcctggcacagcagcacaaataGCAGTCAAACTAACACTAGCTGGGACAAGCTGATTAGATCTAAAGTGGTATAAGTTAGGGAGGGACAGACAGATCTTGGAGCTAGTCCCAGTCACCTCCTGACCAGCAGGGAAAATGTCATACCTCAATGATGATCTGCCGTTCCAACAGGGTGTAATGGTCTTGGATGTGGGAGATATCCTCAGCTGAAAATGGCAGCCTGGTGAGACATGGAGGAAGGAGACATGGTCAAGAGCTATTAACACAGTACACTTAGAGGGATGCTCTTCTTTCCACAGAGCATGTGGAGAACACCTCCCATTCTCCCCAGCCTGAGTGTCTAGTAGGTACTCCATCTCCTGTCTCACTGCCCTCTCCAACTGGCTCTCTCCTagacagagaaggaaaattCATGTCAGGTCTTCATAAAACAACCTAATGCTGATGCTACCAAATCCCTTGAGTGCTCAGACTCACAAGATTTCACCCTTCACAACCTGAAGGGTGAGTGACGAGAAGGTCCCTGAAGCATCTTTGTCCCAGGTAAGCAACAAAAGCTGCTGGACTACTGATTGACATAAATTCTTCCTCTCTGATTGACACTGTCCACAACACCCTACTCCCACTGGGGCAAAATCAACATCAGTTCCCCAGCTACATAAGCTGTGGCACTGGGACAGAGGTCTAATTTTTTTTACTATATCATCATCTGTGAAGAACCCTCATCCCTCCCATCCTCTTACACTTTTTTCTTACCCAATGCAGCCTTTCAGAaattccctccttttttccacaTCCTGGATGTTCAAATGCTCTCGGTACTGGGACagctggagggagggaaaagcagCACAGTCTGTTCTCATGGACTTAGAAGGTACAAGACTCCAGAGAGAAAAATGGGGGTGCAGAGCTGACTACCAGCCTGACTATCAGACACCCTGGAGCCAGCTTCCCCTTGCCCACTAGGCTCTCTTCACTGAGaaaagggagcttctcctcctggaAATACTCACAGCAACCTCCTCAGTTCTGTCTAGGAACCTGCAAAAGGGAATGAGCAAGCATTAATGTGGAGGCAGGTTCCTAGCAACATGCTCAACCCTACCATAAGGCTGTGCAAGAGCCTCACCTGAGCAGATCCAGAAGCAGCTTCTGCTCACCCGTTTCTTTGAGGAAATAGATCAGATGACACAAGGCCACCTGCCGCACCTCCAGCTCCCGGAACAAGATCTCTACAGCAAAGAGTTGTATGTACAAGTGGTAAAGTTAGCTCTACCAAGCCAGAGAGGGCTAAGCATGGTGCATGGAGTTGCAAGGTATTCAACAATGCTACCCCATCTCAAAGCACAGTCTTAGAGGCTAGAGCACAGGAAAGCCTATTCACTAGGCTGCCAGCAAATTCCACAGCAGTCTGCTACTCCTACAGATTCGTTTATATCCACCCCAGCACCACTACTACTACTTAAAGctcctctctggagcctttgtgGGCATCACTAAACTCCCCTACCATGTTACACTTGCTGAAAAAACCATTCCATGCTCAGTAAAGtagcagtactccaggtatgACTTGCTGTCAGTGAAAGAACTATCCCCGTGCCCTGAAGTGCAACACACTATAGAAACCCTGGCTCCAGTCACACTTACCTCTCCTTAGAGTCCGCTTCAGGAATATCAGGACCTGTGAACACAGagaggcagctctcagctgacCAGATCAGTCTTCATCAGAActaagacagacagacagcaagCAGGTCAAAGCCTGGGGAGGCTTTTGC
This genomic interval from Pogoniulus pusillus isolate bPogPus1 chromosome 1, bPogPus1.pri, whole genome shotgun sequence contains the following:
- the VIPAS39 gene encoding spermatogenesis-defective protein 39 homolog; the encoded protein is MSRARADEEEYWHSSKFRAFTFDDEDDELSQLKESKRAVNSLRDIVDDDDDDLERVSWSGEPVGSISWSIRETASSSSSSLEGQDSSLQKGSSSYAAFPKQASSYSLSSLFKGRNKLPSFQSLSDALSDTGVKNYAPELRRPKAEYKDYSSDWNPKDTVIRMQRGKVCSLERFHSLQDKLVLLDEAVAGHDGNVITAVLIFLKRTLRREILFRELEVRQVALCHLIYFLKETGEQKLLLDLLRFLDRTEEVALSQYREHLNIQDVEKRREFLKGCIGLPFSAEDISHIQDHYTLLERQIIIEANDRHLETAGQSEIFRKYPRKASILNMPLVTTLFYSCFYHYTEAEGMFSSPTNLKKTFKIPDKQYVLTALAARAKLRAWEDVDALFTTKNWLGYTKKKAPIGFHRVVEILQRNNAPVQVLQEYVRLVEDVETRLNLATKYKCHDVVIETYKDLKDRIQLTAYKCKVERGSAEEEKINSILNNMQIRWKN